In Bythopirellula goksoeyrii, a single window of DNA contains:
- a CDS encoding carbohydrate binding domain-containing protein: MNEGLSLRVQWFAVAMLASCSFAASAGATILVDDFESYADEASFDAAWFPSGASQAATVPPSLDTAVFHSGSQSMRIDYNLGNDPFFGQVRHNISPSQDWSNLSEVEFWYLGQDTNSEEILGFRFYTSFGSEIGRVQFPISQTKVTTWTRGVLDLSNFTPGGAVGQENDVAQIRIALTGSDFGSGVIWIDDIQGVPEPTSMALVFLGLSGVLLVSRRRCA; this comes from the coding sequence ATGAATGAAGGCTTATCTTTACGAGTCCAATGGTTCGCAGTTGCTATGCTTGCCTCTTGCAGCTTTGCAGCATCTGCGGGGGCGACGATTCTTGTAGACGACTTCGAAAGCTATGCTGATGAGGCCTCGTTTGACGCGGCTTGGTTCCCTTCGGGAGCAAGTCAAGCAGCTACGGTACCTCCGTCGCTGGATACTGCGGTATTCCATTCTGGCTCACAATCGATGCGAATTGATTACAACTTGGGAAACGACCCCTTCTTCGGCCAGGTGAGACATAATATTTCTCCCTCTCAAGACTGGTCGAACTTAAGTGAAGTTGAGTTTTGGTACCTAGGCCAAGACACTAATTCCGAGGAGATACTAGGTTTTCGATTCTATACCAGTTTCGGAAGCGAAATCGGACGGGTCCAGTTTCCAATAAGTCAAACGAAAGTAACTACTTGGACACGGGGCGTATTGGACCTTAGCAATTTCACACCGGGAGGTGCAGTGGGGCAAGAGAACGACGTTGCACAGATTCGAATTGCTCTGACTGGGTCAGATTTTGGAAGTGGCGTGATTTGGATCGACGATATTCAAGGTGTACCAGAGCCTACCAGCATGGCACTGGTATTTTTGGGGTTATCTGGGGTCCTTCTTGTAAGCCGCCGGAGATGTGCTTGA
- a CDS encoding glycoside hydrolase family 26 protein, whose product MPRFSINRQFMVPRILQTTSLAFALAFIAVKTTTTHAQVSNVLSSSHSAGITPSPQAQNVYDLLTQLENNSRNGIKQTIMGQHVQAHKETYVGQYYDRVGQITNGKLPGFLELDIGSGNYSSSYSAPYLYQGMTLATNAWESGDSIIGYSFHMSVPGSPRKAFEYVFPKPEHDDAWFARTIDKTGNTPEYQLLMQDLSFAADRLETFKNNDIPIVFRPYHEMNKLVHPFWWGNRDPDDFKALWNLTHEYLVEERGLDNLLFSWSTYGWDGTYGGSPWEYYPGDDKVDIVGVDIYEGNPYFPSEFYNDMEYLDKPRIVSETNKMPARWGDSVFPQSVSEIDARPYAIWTIWGSLLELNLDESTPNQWNVSSNNKAIRDTYNYFSNQDGIWRVLSGGPNGSYDFSYLADPPATNPDFNADGLVDGSDFLEWQRGYGTLYDNTHLEAWQSAYAGGTTLLTASSIEIPEPLSEIMILLGMTIALAHSGRINRETYCST is encoded by the coding sequence ATGCCTCGCTTTTCGATCAATAGACAATTCATGGTGCCACGGATTTTGCAAACCACGAGTTTGGCGTTTGCATTAGCTTTTATTGCCGTCAAAACAACTACCACCCATGCTCAGGTAAGCAATGTACTGAGCTCTTCGCATTCTGCTGGGATCACCCCTTCTCCCCAGGCTCAGAATGTATATGACTTGCTCACACAGCTAGAGAATAATTCACGCAACGGTATCAAACAGACCATCATGGGGCAGCACGTGCAAGCGCACAAGGAAACCTATGTTGGCCAGTACTATGACCGAGTCGGTCAAATTACCAATGGTAAGCTTCCCGGGTTTTTGGAGTTAGACATTGGTTCCGGCAACTATAGTTCATCGTATAGTGCGCCCTATCTTTACCAAGGAATGACTTTGGCTACGAATGCTTGGGAAAGTGGTGATTCTATAATCGGATACAGTTTCCATATGTCTGTTCCTGGTTCTCCTAGAAAGGCTTTCGAGTATGTTTTTCCCAAGCCCGAACACGACGATGCCTGGTTTGCGAGAACGATTGATAAGACGGGAAACACACCTGAGTACCAATTGCTGATGCAAGACCTGTCCTTCGCAGCAGATCGATTGGAAACGTTTAAGAACAATGACATCCCAATTGTGTTCCGACCCTACCATGAGATGAATAAGTTGGTCCATCCTTTCTGGTGGGGCAATCGAGATCCGGATGACTTCAAGGCGCTATGGAATCTCACGCACGAATATCTTGTCGAGGAACGAGGACTTGACAACCTGCTCTTTAGTTGGAGTACGTATGGGTGGGATGGAACTTACGGAGGTTCTCCATGGGAGTATTATCCCGGCGACGACAAAGTCGATATTGTCGGAGTGGATATCTACGAAGGCAATCCTTACTTTCCATCTGAGTTCTACAACGACATGGAATACTTGGATAAGCCGCGAATTGTTTCTGAAACCAACAAAATGCCTGCACGGTGGGGAGACAGTGTGTTCCCTCAAAGCGTTTCTGAAATCGATGCGCGTCCTTATGCGATTTGGACGATCTGGGGGAGCTTACTTGAACTCAATCTGGACGAGTCCACTCCAAATCAGTGGAACGTCTCATCAAATAACAAAGCTATTCGCGACACGTATAACTACTTCAGCAACCAAGACGGAATTTGGAGAGTTCTGAGTGGTGGGCCCAATGGAAGTTATGATTTTTCCTACCTTGCCGATCCACCAGCAACGAATCCTGATTTCAACGCGGACGGATTGGTAGATGGAAGCGACTTCTTGGAATGGCAACGTGGATATGGGACATTGTATGACAACACCCATTTGGAGGCTTGGCAATCGGCTTACGCTGGAGGAACTACGCTGTTGACTGCTTCCTCCATCGAGATACCTGAACCTCTCAGCGAGATAATGATACTACTCGGCATGACGATTGCATTGGCTCATAGCGGTAGAATCAACCGAGAGACTTATTGCTCGACTTAG